Proteins encoded together in one Helicobacter pylori window:
- the acpP gene encoding acyl carrier protein → MALFEDIQAVIAEQLNVDTAQVTPEAEFVKDLGADSLDVVELIMALEEKFNIEIPDEQAEKIVNVGDVVKYIEDNKLA, encoded by the coding sequence ATGGCTTTATTTGAAGATATTCAGGCAGTTATTGCTGAGCAGTTGAATGTGGATACGGCTCAAGTTACGCCAGAGGCGGAATTTGTGAAGGATTTGGGTGCGGACTCTTTAGATGTCGTGGAATTAATCATGGCGTTAGAAGAAAAGTTTAACATTGAAATTCCTGATGAGCAAGCGGAAAAAATCGTCAATGTGGGCGATGTGGTGAAGTATATTGAGGACAATAAACTAGCTTAA
- the rpsU gene encoding 30S ribosomal protein S21, protein MPGIKVRESDAFDEAYRRFKKQTDRNLVVTECRARRFFESKTEKRKKQKISAKKKVLKRLYMLRRYESRL, encoded by the coding sequence ATGCCAGGGATTAAGGTTAGAGAAAGCGATGCGTTTGATGAAGCTTACAGGAGATTCAAAAAGCAAACCGATCGCAATCTAGTGGTAACAGAATGCCGCGCTAGAAGGTTCTTTGAGTCTAAAACTGAAAAACGCAAAAAACAAAAAATCAGCGCTAAAAAGAAGGTCTTAAAGCGTCTTTACATGTTAAGGCGTTATGAATCAAGACTATAA